A DNA window from Prevotella intermedia ATCC 25611 = DSM 20706 contains the following coding sequences:
- a CDS encoding KdsC family phosphatase translates to MINYELKKIKAIVFDVDGVLSLNTVAMDSEGVPVRTMNIKDGYAIQLAVKLGLKIALMTGGRNEEIRKRYAYLGVQDVFLNCKVKLNTWDTYLKENNLQTDEVIYVGDDIPDYEIMQRAGCPCCPKDACADIKAISTYISDCNGGMGVARDIIEQVLRAQGKWLKSAKAFGW, encoded by the coding sequence ATGATAAACTATGAGTTAAAGAAAATAAAAGCTATCGTCTTCGATGTAGACGGCGTTCTGTCGTTAAACACGGTTGCTATGGACAGCGAGGGCGTGCCCGTAAGAACTATGAACATCAAAGACGGCTACGCCATTCAGCTTGCTGTGAAGCTCGGACTCAAGATTGCGCTGATGACAGGAGGGCGCAACGAGGAGATACGGAAGCGTTATGCTTATCTTGGTGTGCAAGATGTGTTCCTCAATTGTAAGGTAAAGCTGAACACGTGGGACACTTATCTGAAAGAAAACAACTTGCAGACGGACGAGGTTATCTATGTTGGCGACGACATTCCCGACTACGAAATCATGCAAAGAGCGGGCTGTCCGTGCTGTCCAAAAGACGCTTGCGCCGACATCAAAGCCATTTCAACCTACATCAGCGACTGCAACGGCGGTATGGGAGTGGCACGCGACATTATCGAACAGGTGTTGCGCGCACAGGGAAAATGGCTGAAAAGTGCAAAAGCCTTTGGGTGGTAA
- a CDS encoding GNAT family N-acetyltransferase yields the protein MKMRTKIITRSKDLPTLCRGDFFHSRDLFCMLEQTPRLQPCMVVAIDENDETIGQILVHIRSKRRFWGISFTHRARIYGEGIYRNGIDYTEKSKLFDTMMDALVRHLLRHRCFHIELSDISKKMFGYRTLRRHGFVPIPWIQLHHSLHSKAPEERASEKVLHRVKRAVESGFETREAESKAEIHQLYRLIKRYYRLRKQRYIPKEELFQQVGSSEHGHIYITLYKGRMVGGSVVVDSGRESMLWFDAAMEKRYIFYHPHTLTVWFAIKEAHRRKQDHIHILNLGLPFSHSNYRDFMLSFGGKPVSAYRWFRFSNFIMRHLMFWYYRL from the coding sequence ATGAAGATGAGAACCAAGATTATAACACGCAGCAAAGACCTGCCGACGCTCTGCAGAGGCGATTTCTTTCACAGTCGCGACTTGTTCTGTATGTTGGAACAAACGCCACGATTGCAGCCGTGTATGGTGGTTGCTATCGACGAAAACGACGAAACCATCGGGCAAATTCTTGTTCACATCCGCAGCAAACGCCGCTTTTGGGGCATCAGTTTTACACATCGGGCACGCATTTATGGCGAGGGTATCTACCGAAACGGCATTGATTATACGGAGAAAAGCAAACTTTTCGATACGATGATGGACGCTCTTGTGCGTCATTTGCTGCGCCATCGTTGCTTCCATATAGAGCTAAGCGATATCTCGAAAAAGATGTTTGGCTACCGAACACTTCGCCGACACGGCTTCGTACCTATTCCGTGGATTCAGCTGCACCACTCGTTGCACAGCAAAGCCCCCGAGGAACGTGCCTCTGAAAAGGTGCTCCACCGTGTGAAACGTGCTGTGGAAAGCGGCTTTGAAACACGCGAAGCCGAGAGCAAAGCTGAGATTCACCAACTCTATCGCCTTATAAAAAGATACTACCGACTGCGCAAGCAACGCTACATACCGAAGGAAGAGCTGTTCCAACAGGTAGGCAGCAGCGAGCACGGACACATCTACATTACCCTTTACAAGGGGCGAATGGTGGGCGGAAGCGTGGTTGTGGACTCTGGGCGTGAATCTATGCTGTGGTTCGATGCAGCCATGGAGAAGCGTTACATTTTCTATCACCCCCACACGCTTACGGTATGGTTTGCCATTAAGGAAGCGCACAGGCGCAAGCAAGACCATATTCATATTCTCAACCTTGGACTTCCGTTCTCGCACAGCAACTATCGCGACTTTATGCTGAGCTTTGGCGGCAAGCCCGTAAGTGCCTATCGGTGGTTTCGCTTTTCCAACTTTATAATGCGCCACCTTATGTTTTGGTACTACCGATTGTAA
- the drt3a gene encoding antiviral reverse transcriptase Drt3a, whose product MYSQLFSPYNLYSCTTQSERRNSGLNKDDFAEKVDLLLGNSINDGTYQFAIKAWRDLFLNNHPKGSLDSLCQNLILRKLYKNIKRIYGIGQSNRNLIVKQMVSLLIDGSHKWIIRLDIRNFYESIERSLLMERFQEDGRLNYQSISLLKNLFANPSISEKKGLPRGLSISSVMSELYMKYFDLEIRRMEGVFYYARFVDDIIIFCSSKISQENIWIKIPKLLSNIGLQLNESKSYKWDNQQKILNLTYLGYTFFPKEKNIIEITIADKKVNIIKTRITKSFVRFAKDGDFDKLKNRIKFLTGNFTIYNPSTLLPIRIGIYFNYNMITSKTSLYELDKYYQRLLHCRTGRLGTRLKIQMTVIQQKELSKYSFVFGFERHVRHYFTSAMIADITNCWR is encoded by the coding sequence ATGTATTCACAATTATTCTCACCATATAACTTATACTCCTGTACTACGCAAAGTGAACGTAGGAATAGTGGATTAAATAAGGACGATTTTGCTGAGAAGGTGGATTTACTCCTTGGCAATAGCATAAATGATGGTACATACCAGTTCGCAATAAAAGCCTGGCGGGACTTATTCCTCAATAACCATCCCAAAGGTTCTTTGGATTCCCTTTGTCAAAATTTGATTTTGCGTAAGCTATATAAAAATATCAAGCGCATATATGGAATTGGTCAGTCTAATCGCAACCTAATCGTGAAACAGATGGTTTCGTTATTGATAGATGGGTCTCATAAGTGGATTATTCGTCTTGATATACGAAATTTTTATGAATCCATTGAACGCAGCCTACTTATGGAGCGTTTCCAAGAAGATGGACGCTTGAATTATCAGTCTATCAGTCTTCTCAAAAATCTTTTTGCTAATCCAAGTATTTCCGAAAAGAAAGGATTACCTCGTGGATTGAGTATAAGTTCTGTGATGTCAGAACTTTATATGAAGTATTTTGATTTGGAGATTCGCAGAATGGAAGGTGTATTCTACTATGCACGATTTGTTGATGATATCATAATATTTTGCAGCAGTAAAATTTCGCAAGAAAATATTTGGATAAAGATTCCTAAGTTATTGAGTAATATAGGGCTACAACTTAATGAATCTAAGTCATATAAGTGGGATAACCAACAGAAGATTTTAAACCTTACCTATCTTGGTTATACATTTTTTCCCAAAGAAAAGAATATTATAGAAATAACCATAGCTGATAAGAAAGTGAATATCATAAAGACTCGCATAACCAAGAGTTTTGTGCGCTTTGCCAAAGATGGGGACTTCGACAAACTAAAGAACAGAATAAAATTTCTTACAGGCAACTTCACAATCTATAATCCCTCTACTTTATTACCAATCAGAATTGGAATCTACTTTAATTATAATATGATAACCTCCAAAACTTCATTATATGAACTTGATAAGTACTACCAGAGATTGTTGCATTGCAGAACGGGACGCTTAGGAACAAGGTTGAAAATACAGATGACTGTTATCCAGCAAAAGGAACTATCCAAATATTCTTTTGTTTTTGGTTTTGAAAGACATGTAAGACATTACTTTACTTCTGCAATGATTGCAGATATAACTAATTGTTGGCGATGA
- a CDS encoding Maf-like protein, whose translation MSFKDYHIILASNSPRRKELLRGLDIAFDVRVQPDIAEDYPADTAPADVATYISREKANAYKDTIAENELIITADTVVIVGNEILGKPHDDAEAKEMLHKISGRKHQVVTGVCLTTTEKQHCFSVSTDVTFKNLKEEEIDYYIETYRPLDKAGAYGIQEWIGYIGVTALEGSYFNVMGLPVQRIWEELNRF comes from the coding sequence ATGAGTTTCAAGGATTATCATATTATATTGGCGAGCAATTCGCCAAGAAGGAAAGAGCTGTTGCGTGGTCTTGACATTGCATTCGACGTGCGTGTGCAGCCCGATATTGCGGAAGACTACCCTGCCGACACTGCGCCTGCCGACGTGGCTACATACATCAGTCGCGAAAAGGCGAATGCCTACAAGGACACGATTGCAGAAAACGAACTTATTATTACCGCAGACACGGTGGTAATAGTGGGCAACGAAATTCTGGGAAAGCCCCACGACGATGCAGAAGCAAAGGAAATGCTGCACAAGATAAGCGGTCGGAAACACCAAGTGGTTACGGGCGTGTGCCTTACCACGACGGAAAAGCAACATTGTTTCTCGGTTTCTACCGACGTAACCTTCAAAAATCTGAAGGAAGAAGAGATAGATTACTACATAGAAACCTATCGTCCATTAGACAAGGCAGGCGCATACGGCATTCAAGAGTGGATTGGCTACATCGGTGTAACGGCACTCGAAGGCAGCTATTTCAACGTAATGGGACTGCCCGTGCAGCGCATTTGGGAGGAACTGAATAGATTTTAA
- a CDS encoding gamma carbonic anhydrase family protein — MALIKSARGKSPQWGERCYFAENATLAGNITMGNDCSVWFGAVIRADVDAIVMGNEVNVQDLACIHQTEGKPVVIEDGASIGHAAVVHGATIRKNALIGMNATVLDNAEVGENSVIAAGAVVLQGTIIPPNEVWGGVPAKRIKAAVAGQSRLFADHYLYIKKWYEEEEK; from the coding sequence ATGGCTCTGATAAAATCAGCAAGAGGAAAAAGTCCACAGTGGGGAGAGCGTTGTTACTTCGCCGAAAATGCCACTTTGGCAGGTAATATAACGATGGGCAACGACTGTTCGGTATGGTTCGGTGCGGTGATACGTGCCGACGTAGACGCCATTGTGATGGGCAACGAGGTGAACGTGCAGGATTTGGCGTGTATTCACCAGACGGAAGGAAAGCCTGTGGTGATAGAAGACGGTGCAAGCATTGGGCATGCAGCCGTGGTTCATGGTGCAACCATTCGCAAAAATGCCCTCATTGGCATGAATGCCACGGTGCTCGACAATGCCGAAGTGGGCGAAAACTCGGTGATAGCAGCAGGCGCAGTGGTGCTTCAAGGTACGATTATTCCGCCTAACGAGGTATGGGGCGGCGTTCCTGCCAAGCGCATAAAAGCTGCCGTGGCAGGGCAATCGCGTTTGTTTGCCGACCATTATCTGTACATTAAGAAGTGGTACGAGGAAGAAGAAAAATAG
- a CDS encoding class I SAM-dependent methyltransferase, translating to MEQQKTNYGNWISLTLLRILYGTSAVLLLLFALSFVWPRLVAVTIFMGIVAAAMLAMSVYMHVCHHEFSFEGGRLMSKFHDFLMEHLDWDGHGTLLDIGCGSAALSVRCAKEYPEAQMMAIDYWGFGWDYAKAQCERNAAIEGVDGRIRFEKGDASKLDFADETFDAAVSNFVFHEVRTQPDKRQVVREALRVVKKGGCFAFQDLFPKKQLYGNMEEFVAQLRAEGVTEIHYIANVEQMVLIPTYMRAPWMMAEIGIIYGRK from the coding sequence ATGGAACAACAGAAAACAAATTATGGCAACTGGATTTCCCTGACACTGCTGCGTATACTCTATGGCACATCAGCAGTGCTATTGTTGCTTTTCGCACTTTCCTTCGTGTGGCCCCGACTGGTGGCTGTAACCATTTTTATGGGCATTGTGGCTGCTGCCATGCTGGCCATGTCCGTCTATATGCATGTCTGTCACCACGAATTTTCGTTCGAGGGCGGACGGCTGATGTCTAAATTCCACGACTTTCTGATGGAGCATCTCGACTGGGACGGGCACGGCACACTGCTCGACATCGGCTGTGGTTCGGCTGCGTTGAGCGTGAGGTGTGCCAAGGAATATCCCGAAGCGCAGATGATGGCCATTGACTATTGGGGCTTCGGATGGGATTATGCCAAGGCACAATGCGAGCGCAACGCTGCGATTGAAGGCGTGGACGGACGCATTCGTTTCGAGAAAGGCGATGCTTCGAAACTCGACTTTGCCGACGAGACGTTTGATGCGGCTGTGAGCAACTTCGTGTTCCACGAGGTGAGAACCCAACCCGACAAGCGCCAAGTTGTGCGCGAGGCCTTGCGTGTGGTGAAGAAAGGAGGCTGTTTTGCTTTCCAAGACCTCTTCCCGAAGAAGCAACTCTATGGCAACATGGAAGAATTTGTCGCACAACTGAGAGCCGAGGGCGTCACGGAGATACATTACATCGCCAACGTGGAGCAGATGGTACTTATCCCCACCTATATGCGGGCACCGTGGATGATGGCTGAAATCGGTATCATCTACGGCAGGAAATGA
- the kdsB gene encoding 3-deoxy-manno-octulosonate cytidylyltransferase: MKVIGIIPARYASSRFPGKPLAKLGGKYVIQRVAEQVGAVLDDVYVATDDERIYNTVTSMGAKAVMTCSDHQSGTDRIAEALEKIGGNFDVVVNIQGDEPFIQKSQIETVVACFNDADTQIATLGKKFATIEEAKNPNSPKIILDNRSYAMYFTRALAPYIRGKEESQWIDVYPFLKHIGLYAYRTEVLREVTKLPQSPLEIAEGLEQLRWLQNGYKIKVGLTEVETVGIDTPEDLQRAELFLAQQSKND; this comes from the coding sequence ATGAAAGTAATAGGAATTATCCCTGCCCGCTACGCATCGTCCCGTTTCCCTGGCAAACCGCTTGCCAAGTTGGGCGGAAAGTATGTTATCCAACGTGTGGCAGAGCAAGTTGGTGCCGTGCTTGACGATGTTTACGTAGCCACCGACGACGAACGCATCTACAATACCGTAACTTCGATGGGTGCAAAGGCTGTAATGACATGCTCCGACCACCAGAGTGGCACCGACCGAATTGCGGAAGCATTGGAGAAAATAGGCGGAAACTTCGATGTTGTGGTGAATATTCAGGGCGACGAACCGTTTATACAGAAAAGTCAGATAGAAACCGTTGTGGCGTGTTTCAACGATGCCGACACGCAGATAGCAACACTCGGAAAGAAGTTTGCCACCATTGAAGAAGCGAAGAATCCCAACTCTCCGAAGATAATCCTCGATAACCGAAGCTACGCAATGTACTTCACTCGCGCCCTTGCTCCCTACATTCGTGGCAAGGAAGAAAGCCAATGGATAGACGTTTATCCTTTCCTTAAACACATTGGGCTATATGCTTATCGTACAGAAGTTTTACGTGAAGTAACAAAGTTGCCACAATCGCCTCTCGAAATCGCCGAAGGCTTGGAACAATTGCGTTGGTTGCAGAACGGCTACAAGATAAAAGTGGGACTTACCGAAGTAGAAACCGTAGGCATAGACACCCCTGAAGACCTGCAACGAGCAGAGCTTTTCTTGGCACAACAAAGCAAGAACGATTAA
- a CDS encoding S41 family peptidase, translating into MYMKTALKNNFEKTLSVLLLIVMCLYTCQTYAQMVNMTPYDSPVPDSLRLAPDGRMTKEQAIYDLNALVYTVSEVHPNMYAVCNQGEFMSRVNAIEQEMPDTITRATLYKYVAPLLALLGDGHTHVFPPYNDILTKTVLRFPLQVDVDNQSGKITARYSLFGIPKGAEITEINGVSSAAIIANLLQYVSGERRFFRLMKLKDYFSALLQLCYYADKYTIKYVWKNNIKETILKGATFDEIRAERKKVEKATGKLLQTKKQEQKHFEYQLLEGGRVALMSFNDCTDPSGMTVFLDSMITEINAKKVQNLIIDVRKNDGGDSRIGDLIFERISKVPFQQFGKAFMRITPTTQRLLKNAYGDKFLSPTGLYLENEDSLNVPLNDKTRCYNGKVWLLTSNYTFSSAASFSWAFKYFNMGKVVGEETGGMNVCFGDVLEYRLPISQLYCYMSYKRFWQYGADETDIHGTIPDVAVSADKALETTLELIRKEK; encoded by the coding sequence ATGTATATGAAAACAGCATTGAAAAACAATTTTGAGAAAACGCTATCGGTGCTTTTGCTCATCGTAATGTGCTTGTATACTTGCCAGACCTATGCGCAAATGGTGAATATGACACCTTACGATTCGCCCGTTCCCGACAGTTTGCGCCTCGCTCCCGACGGAAGAATGACCAAAGAACAAGCTATTTACGATCTCAATGCCTTGGTTTATACCGTCAGTGAAGTACATCCGAACATGTATGCGGTGTGCAACCAAGGCGAGTTTATGAGCCGTGTGAACGCAATAGAGCAGGAAATGCCCGACACTATTACGCGCGCCACCCTATATAAATATGTTGCACCACTATTAGCGCTACTCGGTGATGGACACACACACGTGTTTCCACCTTACAACGACATACTTACAAAGACTGTTCTACGCTTTCCATTGCAGGTAGATGTGGACAACCAGAGTGGCAAAATAACAGCTCGCTATTCTCTATTCGGCATTCCGAAAGGGGCAGAAATAACCGAAATAAACGGTGTTTCAAGTGCCGCCATCATTGCAAACTTACTTCAATACGTGTCGGGAGAGCGCCGTTTCTTTCGCTTAATGAAACTAAAGGATTACTTTAGCGCCCTATTACAACTTTGCTATTATGCCGATAAGTATACTATCAAATATGTATGGAAGAACAATATAAAGGAAACAATACTAAAAGGAGCAACCTTCGATGAGATAAGAGCCGAGAGAAAGAAAGTCGAAAAGGCTACAGGGAAGCTACTTCAAACAAAGAAACAGGAACAGAAACATTTTGAATACCAACTCTTAGAGGGTGGTCGGGTGGCACTAATGTCGTTCAACGACTGTACAGACCCGTCAGGAATGACAGTCTTTCTTGACTCAATGATAACCGAAATAAACGCAAAGAAGGTGCAGAACCTTATAATAGACGTGCGCAAAAATGACGGTGGCGATTCTCGTATAGGCGATTTGATATTCGAACGCATAAGCAAAGTGCCTTTCCAACAGTTTGGAAAAGCCTTTATGCGTATAACTCCAACAACGCAACGTTTATTAAAGAACGCTTACGGTGATAAGTTTCTCTCGCCTACTGGACTGTACTTGGAAAACGAAGACAGCCTGAATGTGCCGCTAAACGACAAGACTCGCTGCTACAACGGCAAGGTTTGGCTGTTAACAAGCAACTACACGTTCTCTTCAGCTGCTTCTTTTTCGTGGGCATTCAAATACTTCAATATGGGCAAAGTTGTTGGTGAGGAAACCGGCGGCATGAATGTTTGCTTCGGAGATGTGCTCGAATACCGTCTGCCCATATCGCAATTGTATTGCTATATGTCGTATAAGCGGTTCTGGCAATACGGCGCTGACGAGACAGACATACACGGCACGATACCCGATGTTGCGGTTTCTGCCGACAAAGCATTGGAAACAACGTTAGAACTGATACGAAAGGAGAAATAA
- a CDS encoding Rossmann-like and DUF2520 domain-containing protein, producing the protein MKIALIGAGNLATILGHALCNAQHDIVQVYSRTMAAANLLAEKLNAVPTDSLDEITNDADLYIIALKDSILDAVIDKICPVRSDKLFVHTAGSVPIDVFRGRAAHYGVFYPMQTFSKTRIVDFRNIPVFLEADSSSTMQTIAEVAQSVSNNVHELSSADRRYLHLAAVWACNYANHCYDMAAEVLQKVGLPFDIMLPLTDETARKVHELSPHEAQTGPAIRYDENIIEAQMQLMDDNPRAQQLYQLMAQSIYEKSKK; encoded by the coding sequence ATGAAGATAGCATTGATAGGTGCAGGCAATCTTGCCACCATTCTGGGGCATGCACTTTGCAACGCCCAACACGACATTGTACAGGTTTACAGCCGAACAATGGCGGCGGCAAACCTGTTGGCTGAAAAGCTGAACGCCGTGCCGACAGACAGTTTGGACGAAATAACGAACGATGCCGACCTCTATATTATCGCACTGAAGGACAGCATTCTCGACGCAGTTATCGACAAAATATGCCCTGTTCGTAGCGATAAGCTGTTCGTACACACAGCAGGCTCGGTGCCAATCGATGTGTTTCGCGGACGAGCAGCGCATTATGGCGTGTTCTATCCGATGCAGACGTTCTCCAAGACACGCATCGTAGACTTCAGAAACATTCCCGTTTTCCTCGAAGCAGATAGCTCCTCGACAATGCAAACCATTGCCGAAGTGGCACAATCGGTCAGCAACAACGTCCACGAACTGTCTTCTGCCGACCGCCGTTACTTGCATTTGGCAGCCGTATGGGCGTGCAATTACGCCAACCACTGCTACGATATGGCAGCCGAAGTGTTGCAAAAGGTGGGCTTGCCCTTCGATATAATGTTGCCATTGACCGATGAAACGGCAAGAAAAGTACACGAACTGTCGCCCCATGAGGCACAGACAGGACCTGCCATTCGCTACGATGAAAACATTATCGAGGCACAAATGCAGCTTATGGACGACAATCCAAGAGCGCAACAGCTATACCAGCTGATGGCGCAAAGCATTTATGAGAAAAGCAAGAAATAA
- the pheS gene encoding phenylalanine--tRNA ligase subunit alpha: MILEKIEELLKEVSAVSAKNAEEVEQLRLKYLSKKGEINALMSEFRNVAADQKKVVGMKINELKQLAQGKINDLREQLETSEAQSGDIDLTRTAYPIELGTRHPLTLVKKEIIDIFARMGFTLYQGPEIDDDQHVFTMLNFAADHPARDMQDTFFIERSSTMDVTKNVLLRSHTSNDEAHYMSTHEPPIRVLCPGRVYRNEAISARAHCFFHQVEGLYVDKNVSFTDLKQVLLTFAREMFGADTKIRLRPSYFPFTEPSAEMDISCNICGGEGCSFCKHTGWVEILGCGMVDPHDLEACGIDSSVYTGYAFGMGVERITNLKYRVSDLRLFSENDVRFLKEFESAQ; this comes from the coding sequence ATGATTCTCGAAAAGATAGAAGAACTTTTAAAGGAAGTGAGTGCCGTATCGGCTAAAAACGCCGAAGAGGTTGAGCAGCTTCGATTGAAATATCTCAGTAAAAAGGGCGAAATAAACGCCTTGATGAGCGAGTTCCGCAACGTAGCCGCCGACCAGAAGAAAGTGGTGGGTATGAAAATAAACGAGCTGAAGCAGCTTGCACAAGGCAAGATTAACGATTTGCGCGAACAGTTGGAAACAAGCGAAGCGCAAAGCGGCGATATTGACCTTACCCGAACAGCTTATCCTATCGAGCTTGGTACACGCCACCCGCTGACATTGGTGAAGAAAGAAATCATCGACATTTTTGCACGAATGGGCTTTACCTTGTATCAGGGACCAGAAATCGACGACGACCAGCACGTGTTTACGATGCTGAACTTCGCCGCCGACCACCCTGCACGCGATATGCAAGACACTTTCTTCATTGAACGCTCAAGCACAATGGACGTTACGAAGAACGTTCTGCTGCGCAGCCACACTTCTAACGACGAGGCACACTATATGTCTACCCACGAGCCACCTATCCGTGTGCTCTGTCCTGGACGCGTTTACCGCAACGAAGCCATCAGCGCACGTGCCCACTGCTTCTTCCATCAGGTGGAAGGACTGTATGTAGACAAGAACGTCAGCTTCACCGACCTGAAGCAAGTGCTGCTTACTTTCGCCCGCGAAATGTTTGGTGCAGACACCAAAATCCGTTTGCGTCCAAGCTATTTCCCCTTCACCGAGCCAAGTGCCGAGATGGATATAAGCTGTAACATCTGCGGTGGCGAAGGTTGCAGCTTCTGCAAGCACACGGGCTGGGTAGAGATTTTGGGTTGCGGAATGGTAGACCCACACGACCTTGAAGCCTGCGGCATCGACTCATCGGTTTACACTGGCTACGCTTTCGGTATGGGTGTGGAGCGCATTACCAACCTTAAATATCGTGTCAGCGACCTCCGTCTGTTCTCAGAAAACGATGTTCGCTTCTTGAAAGAATTTGAAAGCGCACAGTAA
- the drt3b gene encoding antiviral reverse transcriptase Drt3b, producing the protein MSKDINLNNTYRVLLTEVLPYELPLMLDNEGFYLNMQDEDLQNIFNETFRGKLNEWTIPFDYSVRKYGGDKSRKLSLMHPVTQLQCAEFYKSHDSYMLSLCSNSPFSLRYISECAKCIFKTDETETMDAPEQQNRIEILDDEVEKRYRSYFSYKRYDMMYKFFTSGDYLRLEQKYTNLMKMDIASCFYHIYTHTITWAVKGKEQAKAQIGKPTFENAFDTLMQHTNYNETNGIIVGPEISRIFAEIILQRIDVNVLNRLKQEPYSLKLGRDYEIRRYIDDHYIYANSEEILRLILDVYKEEFQFYKLYINESKLEFLERPFVSNVSVAKREINELISNISEHWLMKDENHKYKHIVKNEMSTFSSVVNKFRSITFRYNQKYGILNRYFLALLISQLCEESKKESAINATSKLPLMYLEITFYVFSLDMNTSASIKLCRILNELHVWAEKCIDKTILPELENRIYREVKRCLDIYEVNRKSNETNLEVLNLILCLSHIMKTPIPRTQLVRLFNITEGCITEYKHQNYFQICTLLYIIGGDTNYNDIRINILEEIKHRVKEENSMWHADTTMLFFDALVCPFFTKSERKDILMEACGYKENTAYNKLNIYNKTKRWFFNWDKKCDLSDLLSKKEYHSPYE; encoded by the coding sequence ATGAGTAAGGATATAAATCTAAATAACACATACAGAGTTCTTCTAACTGAAGTCTTGCCATATGAACTTCCTTTGATGCTTGACAACGAAGGCTTCTATCTCAATATGCAAGATGAAGATTTGCAAAATATATTCAATGAGACCTTCCGGGGAAAACTAAATGAATGGACAATTCCTTTCGATTACTCTGTCCGTAAATATGGTGGAGACAAGAGCCGTAAACTTAGTTTAATGCATCCTGTTACTCAATTGCAATGCGCTGAGTTTTATAAATCTCATGATAGCTATATGCTTTCACTTTGTAGTAATAGTCCCTTTTCTCTTCGATACATATCAGAGTGTGCCAAATGTATATTCAAGACTGACGAAACGGAAACTATGGATGCTCCGGAACAACAGAACCGCATAGAAATTTTAGATGATGAAGTGGAGAAACGATACCGTTCGTATTTCAGTTATAAGCGTTACGATATGATGTATAAGTTCTTTACCAGTGGCGATTATCTTCGTTTGGAACAAAAGTACACCAATCTGATGAAGATGGATATTGCCAGTTGCTTCTATCACATATATACTCATACTATAACATGGGCTGTTAAGGGCAAGGAACAAGCTAAGGCTCAAATAGGCAAACCAACCTTTGAAAATGCTTTTGATACCCTTATGCAGCATACAAACTACAATGAAACGAATGGGATAATTGTCGGTCCAGAGATTTCTCGAATATTCGCAGAAATTATCTTGCAACGTATTGATGTCAATGTGCTCAACCGCCTTAAGCAAGAGCCATATTCTTTAAAACTCGGTCGTGATTATGAAATCAGAAGATATATTGATGACCATTATATTTACGCAAATAGCGAAGAAATACTGCGCTTAATACTTGATGTCTATAAAGAAGAATTCCAGTTCTATAAGCTTTATATTAACGAGAGTAAACTTGAATTTTTGGAGCGACCTTTCGTTTCAAATGTATCTGTTGCAAAACGAGAAATTAACGAACTAATATCCAATATTTCCGAACACTGGTTAATGAAGGATGAAAATCATAAATACAAGCATATTGTAAAGAATGAGATGAGCACCTTTTCATCCGTCGTAAACAAATTTCGTTCGATTACGTTTAGATATAATCAGAAGTATGGTATATTGAATAGATATTTTCTTGCATTACTCATCTCACAACTATGTGAAGAATCGAAGAAGGAAAGTGCTATTAATGCAACTTCTAAACTACCTTTGATGTATCTTGAAATCACTTTTTATGTATTCTCTTTGGATATGAATACTTCTGCTTCCATAAAACTATGCCGTATTTTGAACGAACTGCATGTATGGGCAGAAAAATGTATTGACAAAACTATATTGCCAGAACTGGAAAATAGAATATATCGTGAAGTAAAACGCTGTTTGGATATTTACGAGGTTAATAGAAAAAGTAACGAAACCAATCTCGAAGTACTTAATTTGATACTGTGTCTCAGTCATATAATGAAAACACCAATACCACGAACACAATTGGTTAGACTCTTCAATATTACTGAGGGCTGTATAACGGAATACAAGCATCAAAACTATTTTCAGATATGTACTCTATTATATATTATTGGTGGGGATACAAACTATAATGATATTAGAATTAATATTTTAGAAGAAATCAAACATCGAGTTAAAGAAGAAAATTCGATGTGGCATGCAGACACTACAATGCTTTTCTTTGACGCTTTAGTCTGCCCTTTTTTCACGAAGAGTGAAAGAAAGGATATATTAATGGAAGCGTGTGGATATAAAGAAAACACAGCGTATAATAAATTGAATATTTATAACAAAACGAAGAGATGGTTCTTTAACTGGGATAAAAAATGTGACTTATCTGATTTGTTATCTAAAAAAGAATACCATTCTCCATACGAATAA